Proteins encoded together in one Micromonospora kangleipakensis window:
- a CDS encoding helix-turn-helix domain-containing protein — MASSVDPRFGSALRELREQRVLSLRSLGQLAHRSKSHLHELETGLKAPTVDTARHLDRILDAGGELARLVDAPIDHAAEAGDLRARVAASDVSGDVVDRIEQGVDDLASAYPTMAPADLLPLVRRHLANVGRLLDGRVTLAQRRRLLVAGGWLAVLRATVHIDLRQRQAAAAHLRAARDLAEHAEHAEIQAWCLETRAWDVLTQGDYRTALDLSHQAQRVAPKGSSACIQATAQEARAWARMGDVGATRRALDRVERLTANLPVPERAEHHYRYDPAKAAAYTATTLAWAGDPGAEQVARAVLADLDPDGDGGARPRRSASARLDLGLALVAAGQPDEAVVLGTQAVVSGRVVPSNWWRAAELLAKVEQTGVPEAATLRDLCTEYAPGRRPPADSTAG; from the coding sequence ATGGCCTCATCCGTCGATCCGCGCTTCGGATCAGCTCTGCGTGAGCTTCGGGAGCAGCGTGTTCTGTCGCTTCGGTCTCTCGGGCAGCTCGCCCACCGGAGTAAGAGCCATCTGCACGAGCTGGAGACAGGGCTCAAGGCTCCAACAGTCGACACGGCGCGCCACTTGGACCGGATTCTCGACGCAGGAGGCGAGCTTGCTCGCTTGGTCGATGCGCCGATTGACCATGCAGCCGAGGCCGGGGATCTGCGGGCGAGAGTTGCCGCCAGCGATGTCAGTGGGGACGTGGTCGACCGGATCGAGCAAGGTGTTGATGACCTTGCCAGTGCCTATCCAACGATGGCCCCGGCTGACCTTCTGCCCTTGGTGCGGCGGCACCTCGCCAATGTCGGGCGGTTGCTGGATGGACGGGTCACGCTTGCTCAACGACGACGGTTGTTGGTTGCTGGCGGCTGGTTGGCGGTGCTGCGGGCCACCGTTCACATCGACCTGCGGCAGCGGCAGGCGGCGGCTGCTCATTTGCGGGCCGCTCGTGATCTTGCCGAACACGCTGAGCACGCCGAGATCCAGGCCTGGTGTCTGGAAACCCGGGCCTGGGACGTGTTGACTCAAGGTGACTATCGGACGGCACTCGATCTCTCCCACCAAGCTCAGCGGGTCGCCCCAAAGGGCAGCTCTGCCTGCATTCAGGCGACTGCTCAGGAGGCTCGTGCATGGGCGCGGATGGGGGACGTCGGTGCGACCCGGCGAGCGCTGGACCGGGTAGAGCGGCTGACGGCGAATCTGCCCGTTCCTGAGCGAGCCGAGCACCACTATCGCTACGACCCGGCCAAGGCCGCCGCGTACACGGCCACGACTTTGGCATGGGCGGGTGACCCAGGTGCCGAGCAGGTAGCGCGGGCGGTGCTGGCCGACCTGGACCCGGACGGCGATGGGGGAGCGCGGCCCCGCCGGTCCGCATCGGCTCGTCTCGACCTTGGTCTTGCCTTGGTCGCCGCCGGGCAGCCGGACGAGGCGGTCGTTCTCGGGACGCAGGCTGTGGTGTCCGGGCGCGTGGTGCCGTCGAACTGGTGGCGGGCTGCGGAGTTGCTGGCGAAGGTTGAGCAGACGGGGGTGCCAGAGGCGGCGACATTGCGCGATCTGTGCACCGAGTACGCCCCTGGACGCCGACCGCCAGCGGACAGCACGGCTGGTTAG
- a CDS encoding IS5 family transposase yields the protein MDKQVREQVEGRNRQPTAALVDSQSVRGAETVGRGGRGYDAGKKVNGRKRHIAVDTCGLLLAVLVTGAQVQDRDAARPLLRALRACFPTISLTWADSGYAGRLVGWATAHLTLTVQIVAKLAGQTTFVVLHRRWAVERTFSWINRCRRTVRDYERLPDHHAAMVQWAMIIVMTRRLARHQGT from the coding sequence ATTGACAAACAGGTCCGCGAACAGGTCGAGGGTCGCAACCGGCAGCCGACGGCTGCGCTGGTCGACTCCCAGTCGGTACGGGGCGCGGAGACCGTCGGCCGGGGCGGGCGTGGCTATGACGCGGGGAAGAAGGTCAACGGCCGCAAACGCCACATCGCCGTGGACACCTGCGGACTGCTGCTGGCGGTCCTGGTCACCGGCGCGCAGGTGCAGGACCGCGACGCCGCCCGACCCCTGCTGCGGGCGCTACGCGCCTGCTTCCCCACCATCAGCCTGACCTGGGCCGACAGCGGCTACGCGGGCCGGCTCGTCGGCTGGGCCACCGCCCACCTCACCCTGACCGTGCAGATCGTCGCGAAGCTCGCCGGGCAGACCACCTTCGTCGTCCTGCACCGCAGATGGGCGGTCGAGCGCACGTTCTCCTGGATCAACCGGTGCCGACGCACCGTCCGCGACTACGAACGGCTACCCGACCACCACGCCGCGATGGTCCAATGGGCCATGATCATCGTCATGACCCGCCGCCTCGCCCGCCACCAAGGCACCTAA
- a CDS encoding IS3 family transposase — MGQGSDGPVSVAGFIASQRTEHDVPHAIACRALGVSESWFYKWRDRPPTPRDDRRARLAAAVTKVFDDSGGTYGSPRIGIELREQGWQVSDNTIAQLMAEFGLAARIKRRRRSLTRQGKRPAAPDLVKRVFTAPAPDVAWCGDMTEIRTDEGKLYLATVIDLYSRRILGYAMGAHHDAGLVVAALNMAAVTRGGRVEGVIFHSDRGSEYTSADFARACARWKVRQSMGRVGSCFDNAVAEATFSTIKVEYVHRRHFRTRTEARLKIATWITDFYNQRRRHSVCDWRSPIDYERSETRALEAQAA; from the coding sequence GTGGGTCAAGGAAGCGACGGGCCGGTGAGCGTGGCCGGGTTCATCGCTTCCCAGAGGACCGAGCATGACGTGCCGCACGCGATCGCCTGCCGGGCCCTCGGAGTGTCCGAGTCGTGGTTCTACAAATGGCGCGACCGGCCGCCAACGCCCCGCGATGATCGGCGTGCCCGGCTGGCAGCCGCGGTCACGAAGGTCTTCGACGACTCGGGCGGCACCTACGGCAGCCCGCGCATCGGGATCGAGCTGCGCGAGCAGGGCTGGCAGGTCTCCGACAACACGATCGCGCAGCTCATGGCCGAGTTCGGCCTGGCCGCCCGTATCAAGCGCCGCCGGCGCAGCCTGACCCGCCAGGGCAAACGTCCGGCCGCACCGGACCTGGTCAAGCGGGTGTTCACCGCGCCGGCGCCGGATGTCGCCTGGTGCGGCGACATGACCGAGATCCGCACCGACGAGGGCAAGCTCTATCTGGCCACTGTCATCGACCTGTACTCGCGCCGGATCCTCGGCTACGCGATGGGCGCCCACCACGACGCCGGGCTGGTCGTCGCAGCGCTGAACATGGCCGCCGTCACCCGCGGCGGCCGCGTGGAAGGGGTGATCTTTCACAGCGACAGGGGCAGCGAGTACACCTCGGCCGACTTTGCCCGGGCCTGCGCCCGATGGAAGGTACGCCAGTCGATGGGCCGGGTCGGGTCCTGCTTCGACAACGCCGTCGCCGAGGCCACCTTCTCCACCATCAAGGTCGAGTACGTCCACCGCCGCCACTTCCGCACCCGCACCGAAGCCCGCCTGAAGATCGCCACCTGGATCACCGACTTCTACAACCAGCGCCGCCGGCACTCCGTCTGCGACTGGCGCTCACCCATCGACTACGAACGATCAGAGACCCGCGCCCTGGAGGCCCAGGCCGCATAA
- a CDS encoding transposase, which translates to MAETRRQFDPEFRAGAVRIVRETGKSIAQVARDLGINDGTLANWVKKDRETRGEAAAGQLSEDERAELARLRRENAELAMERDVLKRSVVLWVKEATGR; encoded by the coding sequence ATGGCTGAGACGAGACGCCAGTTCGATCCGGAGTTCCGGGCGGGCGCGGTGCGCATCGTGCGGGAGACCGGGAAGTCGATCGCGCAGGTCGCGCGTGACCTGGGGATCAACGACGGCACCCTTGCCAACTGGGTGAAGAAGGACCGCGAGACTCGCGGTGAGGCCGCTGCCGGGCAGTTGTCGGAGGACGAGCGGGCGGAGCTGGCCCGGCTGCGGCGGGAGAACGCGGAGCTGGCGATGGAGCGTGATGTCCTCAAGCGATCCGTGGTCCTGTGGGTCAAGGAAGCGACGGGCCGGTGA